DNA from Kitasatospora herbaricolor:
GATGCCGCCGTTGCGGTAGTAGTCCGCCTCGCCGGGGGTGTCGATGCGCACGACCGCGTCGAAGCTGACGTCACCCGCGGTGACCTTGACGGTCTTCGGGGTGCGGCCCTCGTTGAGCTCGGTCACACCGGTGAAGGAGAAGGTCTCCTCGCCGGTCAGGCCCAGCGACTCGGCGGTCTGGCCGGCCGGGTACTGCAGCGGCAGGACGCCCATGCCGATCAGGTTCGAGCGGTGGATGCGCTCGTAGGACTCGGCGATGACGGCCTTGACGCCGAGCAGCGCGGTGCCCTTGGCGGCCCAGTCGCGGGACGAGCCCGAGCCGTACTCCTTGCCCGCCAGGACGACCAGCGGGATGCCGGCGGCCTGGTAGTTCTGCGAGGCGTCGTAGATGAACGACACCGGCGCGTCGGCCTGGGTGAAGTCGCGGGTGTAGCCGCCCTCGGTGCCCTCGGCGATCTGGTTGCGCAGGCGGATGTTCGCGAAGGTGCCGCGGATCATCACCTCGTGGTTGCCGCGACGCGAGCCGTACGAGTTGAAGTCGCGCTTCTCCACGCCGTTCTCGGTCAGGTACTGCGCGGCCGGGGTGCCCGGCTTGATGTTGCCGGCCGGGGAGATGTGGTCGGTGGTGACCGAGTCGCCCAGCTTGGCCAGCACGCGGGCGCCGGCGATGTCGCTCACCGGGCTCGGGGTCTTGGCCATGCCCTCGAAGTAAGGGGGCTTGCGGACGTAGGTCGACTCGGCGTCCCACTCGAAGGTGTTGCCGGTCGGGACGGGGAGCGACTGCCAGCGGTGGTCACCGGCGAAGACGTCCTGGTAGCCCTTGTCGAACATGGCCTCGTCGATCGAGCCGGCCACCGTGTCGGCGACCTCCTTCTCGGTCGGCCAGATGTCGGCGAGGAAGACGTCGTTGCCGTCGGCGTCCTGGCCCAGGGCGTCCTTGGTGATGTCGACGTTCATGTTGCCGGCCAGGGCGTAGGCGACCACCAACGGCGGCGAGGCCAGGTAGTTCATCTTGACGTCCGGGTTGATCCGGCCCTCGAAGTTGCGGTTGCCGGAGAGCACCGAGACGACCGCGAGGTCCGACTCGTTGACGGCGGCCGAGACCTCCTCGGGCAGCGGGCCCGAGTTGCCGATGCAGGTGACGCAGCCGTAGCCGACCAGGTTGAAGCCCAGCTTCTCCATGTACGGGAGCAGGCCGGCCTTCTCGTAGTAGTCCATGACGACCTTGGACCCGGGGGCCAGGGTGGTCTTGACCCACGGCTTGACGTGCAGGCCCTTCTCCACGGCCTTCTTCGCCAGCAGGGCCGCGCCCAGCATGACGGAGGGGTTGGAGGTGTTGGTGCAGGAGGTGATCGAGGCGATCACGACCGCGCCGTTGTCGATCTCGTACGACGAGCCGTCGGGGGCGGTGACGGTGGTCGGCTTCGAGGCCTCGGAGGAGTACGTCGGCAGCGCCTCGGCGAAGCGCTCGGCGGCCTCGGCCAGGATCACGCGGTCCTGCGGGCGCTTCGGGCCGGAGATCGACGGGACGACGGTGGAGACGTCCAGCTCCAGGTACTCGGAGTAGACCGGCTCGACCGACGGGTCGTGCCAGAGGCCCTGCTCCTTGGCGTACGCCTCGACCAGGGCGAGCTGCTGCGCGTCGCGGCCGGTGAGCTTGAGGTAGCTGATGGTCTCGGCGTCGATCGGGAAGATCGCACAGGTCGAGCCGAACTCCGGCGACATGTTGCCGATGGTGGCGCGGTTCGCCAGCGGGATCGCGGTGACGCCCTCGCCGTAGAACTCGACGAACTTGCCGACCACACCGTGCTTGCGCAGCATCTCGGTGATGGTGAGGACCAGGTCGGTGGCGGTGGTGCCGGCCGGGAGCTGGCCGTTGAGCTTGAAGCCCACCACGCGCGGGATCAGCATGGAGACCGGCTGGCCGAGCATCGCGGCCTCGGCCTCGATGCCGCCGACGCCCCAGCCCAGCACGCCCAGGCCGTTGACCATGGTGGTGTGCGAGTCGGTGCCGACGCAGGTGTCGGGGTACGCCTGGCCGCCCCGGACCATGACCGTACGGGCCAGGTGCTCGATGTTGACCTGGTGGACGATGCCGGTGCCCGGGGGGACGACCTTGAACTCGTCGAACGCGGTCTGGCCCCAGCGCAGGAACTGGTAGCGCTCCTTGTTGCGGCCGTACTCGATCTCGACGTTCTGGGTGAAGGCGTCCTTGGTGCCGAACTTGTCGGCGATGACGGAGTGGTCGATGACCAGCTCGGCCGGGGCCAGCGGGTTGATCTTCGCCGGGTCGCCGCCCAGCTCCTTGACGGCCTCACGCATGGTGGCGAGGTCGACCACGCACGGGACGCCGGTGAAGTCCTGCATGATCACGCGGGCGGGCGTGAACTGGATCTCCTCGCTCGGCTCCGCCGTGGCGTCCCAGTTGCCCAGGGCCCGGATGTGGTCGGCGGTGATGTTCGCGCCGTCCTCGGTGCGGAGCAGGTTCTCCAGCAGCACCTTGAGGCTGTAGGGCAGCCGCTCGGAGCCCTCGACGGCGGAGAGCTTGAAGATCTCGTACGACTCGTCGCCCACCTGCAGCGAGCTGCGGGCGTCGAAGCTGTTCGCGGACACGACTGACTCCTTTTAGGTGCTTCGTGCGGTGCCCGGCCCCTCGGTGCTAAGGTCTGCCTAACTTAGGTCTACCTAACCCGGATCGCCGGTGAGCGCCTCTCGGCAAGTATCTTGATGTCGAGATAAATAGTAGTGGGCAGTTATCTCGATGTCGAGATAAACCATAGTGCATGTCTCGCGCAAGCACGCGCCCGGCATGCCCGTGTGCCGCCCTGCCCGGATTCGGCCCCGCGGGACATGACGCGGGGCAGGCCGCTCACCCGCCAAGGGTCCCGCGGGGACACGAACGGCGAGGAAGCGGCAGGTGGCCGGAGGCGGCCCGGCGCGCCGCGCGCCAGGGCGCCGGACGACACGGACCCCTGGCGGCACGGACCCCTGGCGGCACAGGCGCCGCCCGCCCGGGCGCCGGACCGTACGGGCGCCCGGCGACAGGGGTACCGGCACCGGACAGCGCGGCGGGCCGGCCGCCGGCGGGGGCGGTCAGTCCCGACGGCGGGAGCGGGCGATCCGGACCAGGAGCACCACCCCGACGAGCACGGCGGCGGTCACCACGATCACGGCCACCAGCAGACCGGCCGACCCGTCGGGTTCGGGGGCGATGTCAGCGAGACGCACGGGGGTTCCTCCCGGTGGGGTCGATACCTAGGACGAGCACGAGCAGGACGGGGAACTCGAGGTAGGCGTGGTAGCTCGCCAACGCCGCGTACAAGGCCTTGCCCTGGGCGTAGTCACTGACGAACAGGACGGCCAGCGCCGCGCCGGCCGCCACCCCGAGCGCCCAGGCCCGGCGACCGCGCAGGGCCGGGGCCCGGCGCTCGAAGGCGGCGCTCGCCTCGGGGGCGTAGCGCGGCAGGAACCACACCCAGACGACGTAGTGCATGGTCTGCAGGAAGGCGAAGACCGCCACGAAGCGCAGCCCGGCCGAGCCGTCCAGCCAGCCCGGCGGCGTGTAGGAGGCGGCCAGCCGGTCGGCCGTGGCGGTGGCCGGCGCCGCCCAGCCGTCCAGGGCCCCGCCGAGCAGCAGCGCCGGGACGACCAGCACCCAGCCGCACTGCACCGCCATGAACGCGGCCCGCCCGCGCGGCAGCCCGCGCGACCACTCCAGCAGGAACAGCAGCGGCACCAGGTTGTGCAGGTGGGTCAGCACCACGAAGTGGTAGCCCGGAAAACTCAGCGAGGCGGCGGCCGCGAGCAGCAGGAGCACCGCCGACGCCGCCAGCAGCCACGGGCGCCGGCGCAGGGCGTGCAGGCAGGCCGCCGCCAGCAGCCCGTACACCAGCATGATCTCGGCGGCGCGGGAGGCGTCGGAGACCGGCAGCAGCCGGCACAGCACGATGCCGGTGATCAGCACCACCAGCAGCTTCAGGAACGGCCCGGCCAGCACGGTCTCGAAGCGGCCGGTGACGTAGCGCAGTTCGAGGACGTTGTGCAGGATGCCGAAGAGCGCGAGGCCGAGGACGGCCGTGCCTGCGGGCGCCCGCAGCGCGGCGGCCAGCGCCAGGACGGTGGCCGCGAGGAACCCCGCCAGCGGTGCGGCGCCCACCCCGCGTGTCGGGGCGGCGAGTGCCGCAGTGGCCATTCTTGTCCCCTCCCTGTCCCCCGCGTTCCGGCGCCGGCCCGCACCTGGCACGATCACGCCCGTGCCGTATCTCCTCGCCTTCGCGCTCACCCTGCTGGTCGAGGTGCCGCTGTACGTCGGGGCCCTCGCGCTCGGCGGCGCCGGGCGGGCCCGCGCCGCGGCGGCGGCCGTGGCGGTCAACTGTGCGACGCACCCGCCGCTCTGGTGGTTCCTCGGCCGCTTCACCGGCGCGACCGCCGCAGAATACTGGACGGCCGTCGCCCTCGCGGAGCTGGCCGTCGTCGCCGTCGAGGCGGCCCTGGTCGGACGCCTCGCCGGCTGTCGCGGACCGCTGCCCCACGCGGCCTCGTTGACCGCCAACGCGGCCTCGGTACTGGCCGGGATGCTGGTGGCGCGGGGCCTGGCGGCCGGCTGACGGCGGCCGGTGCCGTGACCGGACAGGGTCACCGAAGTCTCGTGGTCGGCGGGTGCGCGAGTCACCGTTGCTCCCCGGTCTCGGTCGGTCGCAGGGGTGAACGACCCCGGTGCACGGTGGTAATCGACTTGCTGCCCGCCCCGGCGGGCGGGCAGGGTCTGGATCATGCTTGAACTAAGGACCTTGAAATCGGACGACTGGCCCCTTTGGCGGGAGTTGCGACTGGCTGCCCTTGCCGAGGCGCCTTATGCGTTCGGATCGACACTGGCCCAGTGGCAGGGAGCGGGCGACCGGGAGGAACGCTGGCGTGCCCGCCTGTCGATCCCCGGCGCGCACGATCTCGTCGCGCTCCTGGACGGCCTTCCGGTGGGCATGGCCAGCGGAGTGCCGGGCGACGGAGCGGAGAAGGTGGAGTTGATCTCGATGTGGGTCGACCCCACGGCTCGGGGCAAGGGCGTGGGCGACTGCCTGATCCAGGCGGTCGAGCGGTGGGCGGTGGAGCGCGGGGCCACGACGCTGCGGTTGTCCGTCATGCCGGACAACCGCGAGGCAACCGCGCTCTACGAGCGGCGCGGTTTCACGGACACGGGTGAGCCCGGCGATCTTCTGCCCGATGGCGTCGGCCGGGAACGGGTCATGGCGAAGAGCCTGGCCGCTGGCTGATCTCCACAACCGGGCACGGCGGGATCCCTCACTCGGTCAGGCTGCGGCAGCGAGGGGGTGTCCGCCCCGGTGAATTCCCCTCTCGCTGCGGATGCGGGCGGGTTCGCGGCGCTGGGCTGCGAGGACGTCGGGGTGGCGGGATCCGTCGGTCTCCGAACCTTGACCGGCTCCGCCACCAGGCCTCCCCGAACCCTGGATGCCGACTGCCGTCCAACAGGTCCGGACCATGCCACCGCCGACCCGGTGGACCCAGGCGGTCGGAGCACCAGCGTGAGCGGGGCGGGCCCGCGGCGGGCCCCGACCGTGACGTACCGACAGGCCGGAGGCCGTGAATGATCGTGGTGGACGCTTCCGCACTGGTGCTGGCCCTGGCGGACGAGGGCGGGCGCGGCGACCGCGCGCGGGCGCTGCTCGCGGCCGGCGGCGAGTGGGTGGCCCCGGAGCATCTGCTGATCGAGGTGATGCAGTCCCTGCGGGGGCTGTACCTGGCGAAGGAACTCACGGCCGCGCGGGTGGCCGAAGTGGCAGCGGAGCTGCCCGGGCTCACGGTCCGCACGGTGGCGGTCGCGCCGCTGCTGGAGCGGATCTGGGAGCTGAAGGACAACCTGACGCCGGACGACGCCGCGTACGTGGCGGTCGCGGAGCGGTACGGCGTCCCGCTGGTGACGGCCGACCTGCGGCTGATGCGGGCCAGCGGACCGCGCTGCGAGATCCAGGGGATCACCCGCGGCGAGGGCTGAGGGCCGCCTGGAGAGACCGAACGAGGCCACGCCGGGCCGGGCCATGCCGAACCAGGCCGCACCGGGCCGCACCGGGCCGGGCCCGAACAGGCCGGGCCGGGCCGGCGCGGCCGGCCCGGCCCGCTCAGGCGCCCAGGGTCGCGACCAGGACGGCCTTGATGGTGTGCAGCCGGTTCTCCGCCTGGTCGAAGACCACCGAGTGCGCCGACTCGAAGAGTTCGTCGGTGCATTCCAGCTCGGTCATCCCGGTGGCCTCGAACATCTGCCGGCCGAGTGCCGTGCCGAGGTCGTGGAAGGCCGGCAGGCAGTGCAGGAACTTCACGGCCGGGTTCCCGGTGGCCCGGACGGTGTCCATCGAGACCTGGTACGGCTTGAGCAGCTCGATCCGCTCGGCCCAGACCTCCTTGGGCTCGCCCATCGAGACCCAGACGTCCGTGTAGAGGAAGTCGGCGCCGGCCACACCCGCGGCGACGTCCTCGGTCAGGGTGATCCGGGCGCCGGTCTCCTCCGCGAGCGCCAGCGCCGCCTTCCGGACGTCCTCGGCGGGCCAGAGTTCTCTGGGGGCGACGATCCGGATGTCCATGCCGAGCAGGGCGCCCGTGACGAGCAGCGAGTTGCCCATGTTGGAGCGGGCGTCGCCGAGGTAGGCGAGGGCGGTCTCGGCGAAGGGCTTAGACGAGTGCTCCTGGACGGTCAGGACGTCCGCGAGCATCTGGGTCGGGTGCCACTCGTCGGTGAGCCCGTTCCAGACCGGGACGTCGGCGTGGGCGGCGAGCTCCTCGACGATCTCCTGGCCGTGGCCCCGGTACTCGATGCCGTCGAACATCCGGCCGAGCACCCGGGCGGTGTCCTTGATCGACTCCTTGTGGCCGATCTGCGACCCGGAGGGGTCCAGGTAGGTGGTGCTGGCGCCCTGGTCGTGGGCGGCGACCTCGAAGGCGCAGCGGGTCCGGGTGGACGTCTTCTCGAAGATCAGCGCGATGTTCTTGCCCCGCAGCCGGGGCTGCTCGGTGCCCGCGTACTTCGCGGCCTTGAGCTGGGCCGCGAGGTCCACCAGGAAGCGGAACTCCTGGGGAGTGAAGTCGAGCTCCTTGAGGAAGTGCCTGTTCCGGAGGTTGAACGCCATGCCGGGCTCCTGAGTGGGTGACGCGGACCGTGAAGCGGCAATTATATACGATCCTTCGAATTTCTATGCAGAGGGGGCGGGGCCCGCCGGAGACCCGGTGGGCGCACGGGTCGGAGTGACCGTCGCGGCCCGCGGCGGGACTCCCTCGCGACCCTGGACCCGCCCTCGTCGTGGGGCGGGTCGGCGGGTGGCCGGCGTGCGCGGACGCGCCGCCGGCCACCCGCCCGCGTTCCTAGAGCCGGGGGTCGACCGGCTCGGACTCCAGGGCCAGCACGGCGAACACCGGTTCGTGCACCCGCCAGAGCGGCTCGCCGGCCGCCAGGCGGTCCAGCGCCTCCATGCCGAGGGCGTACTCGCGCAGGGCGAGGGAGCGCTTGTGGCCGAGGAACCGCTGGCGCAGCTGGTCCAGGTACTCGGTGTAGTCGGGGCCGTAGATGATCCGCAGGTACTCCCTTCCGCGCACCTTCACCCCCGGCTGGACCAGGCCGCCCGGGCGTCCCTCCCCCGCCCTGCCACGGGCCGGCGAGGAGAGCGGCTTGACCACCATGCCCTCGCCGCCCGCACCGGTCAGCTCCTCCCACCAGGCGATGCCCGCCTCGATCGACCGCTCGTCCGAGGTGTCGACCAGCAGCCGGCCGGTGCCGCGCAGGAGCGGGACCTCGTGGTCGTCCGCCGCTACCAGCCGGTCGATCCAGCCGAGGTGCTCGTCGTGCGGGCGCACGGCGAGGTTGGCCCCCTCCGCGGCCAGCACCTGGAACGGCGCCAGCCGGATGCCCGCGAGGCCCTCGGTCGGCCAGCAGTAGCGGCGGTAGGCCGCGACGAAGGCCTCGGCGTCGGCGGCGCGCCGACGCTGGCGCTCGGTCAGCTCGCCGAGATCGAGCCCCCGGCCGGCGGCCTGCTCCAGGGCCGCCAGCACCGTGGGCAGGGCCGCCCCGGCCGCCGCGCCGACGGCCGCGTACTGCCGGCGCAGCAACTCCAGGGCCTTCAGCGACCACGGCATCAGCTCGGCGTCCAGCAGCAGCCAGCCGGTCTCCAGCTCGTCGAAGAGCCCGGCCTTCTCGGCGGCGCCGCGGACCCGCTCCAGGACGGCGCCGGTGACCGCGTCGTCGCTGAGGAAGGCCCGGCCGGTCCGGGTCCAGATCGCCCCCGGGCCGGCGATGCCGAACCGCTTCTCCAGCGCGGTGTCGTCCCTGGCCACCAGGACGACCGCCCGGGAGCCCATGTGCTTCTCCTCGCAGATGACGTGCTGGACGCCGTCGGTGCGGTAGCCGGAGAAGGCCTCCTCGGGGTGTTCGAGGTAACCGGGGCGGCGCGAGGTGGCGCTCGGCGCCATGGTCGGCGGCAGGTAGGCGAGCAGTCGCGGGTCGAGGGCGAAGCGGCTCATCACCTCCAGAGCGGCCGCGGCGTTCTCCTCCCGCACGCTGACCCGGCCGTGCAGGGAGGTCTCCACGACGCGGCGGCCGGCCACGTCGGCGAGGTCCAGCGGCCGGCCCTCGTGGGGCGCCGGGGCGTCCGTGGTCAGCGGGCGGACCGGTGCGTACCACTCCTGCTCCGCCTCGACGCTCACCAGCTCGCGCTCCGGGTAGCGCAGCGCGGTGAGGCTGCCGCCGAAGACGCAGCCGGTGTCCAGGCAGATGGTGTTGTTGACGAAGCCGGGCACCTGGACGGGCGTGTGGCCGTAGACCACCAGTGCCTTGCCGCGGTACTCCTCCGCCCACGGGTAGCGGACCGGCAGGCCGTACTCGTCGGTCTCGCCGGTGGTGTCCCCGTACAGGGCGTGCGAGCGGACCCGGCCGGAGGTGCGGCCGTGGTACTTCTCCGGCAGACCGGCGTGGCAGACCACCAGCCGGCCGCCGTCCAGCAGGTAGTGGCTGACCAGGTCGCGCATGAAGGCGCGGACCTCCTGCCGGAACTCCTCCGGCTCGGCGGCCAACTGGTCCAGCGACTCCTGCAGGCCGTGCGAGACGGTGACGTTGCGCCCGTCCATGGCGCGGCCGAGCTTGTTCTCGTGGTTCCCGGGCACGCAGACGGCGTGGCCGGCGCCGACCATGCCCATCACCAGGCGCAGCACGCCCGGGGTGTCCGGGCCCCGGTCGACCAGGTCGCCGACGAAGACGGCCGTCCGCCCCTCGGGGTGCGTGGCGTCGACCGGACGGCCCTCGGCGTCGCGGTCGACGGTGTAGCCGAGGCGGGTGAGCAGGGTCTCCAACTCGGAGCGGCAGCCGTGGACGTCCCCCACGATGTCGAACGGGCCGGTGAGGTGGCGCAGGTCGTTGTAGCGCTTCTCGGTGACGATCTCGGCGGCGTCGACCTCGGCCTCGCCGCGCAGGATGTACACCTTGCGGAAGCCCTCGCGCTCCAGGCCGCGCAGCGAGCGGCGCAGCTCGCGGTTCTGGCGCGGGACGACGTGCGGCGGAAGCTGACGGTCCGGGCGGGTCCTGTTGCGCTCGGCGCAGACGCCGGGCGGGACGTCCAGGACGATCGCGATCGGCAGCACGTCGTGGTCCCGCGCGATCCTGATCAGCTGCCTGCGGGCCTCGGGCTGGACGTTGGTGGCGTCCACGACGGTCAGCCGCCCGCCGGCGAGCCGCTTGCCGACGATGTGGTGGAGCAGCTCGAAGGCTTCGGCGGAGGCCGACTGGTCGTTCTCGTCGTCGGCGATCAGGCCGCGGCAGAAGTCCGAGGAGACCACCTGGGTGGGCCGGAAGTGCTTGCGGGCGAAGCTGGACTTCCCCGCGCCGCTCGTCCCGACGAGCACGACGAGGGAGACGTCCGTGACCGGGAGGACGCGCGGCGCGGCGGAGCCGGCCGCGGCGGGAGGGGCGGTCCCGGGGGCGGTCCCGGTCGGCCCGGTGGGGCGGTTGGCGTCGGTCATCGGGTGTCGCCCCCTTCGGGGGTGGTCGCGGAAGCGGAGGAGGAACCGGTGGCGGAGGGGGAAGCCGAAGCGCCGGCCGGAGCGTAAGCGGCTTCGGTGGTCGCCGCTGTACCGAGGCGGAACAGGGCCAATTGGGTCGGGGCGCCCACCTCCGGGTCGTACGGCCCGACGGGCCGGACGACGACCGAGTAGCCGTAGGCCGCGGCGGCCCGCTCGGCCCAGGCCAGGAACTGCGCGCGGTCCCACTCGAAGCGGTGGTCGTGGTGCCGGACGTGCCCGGCCGGGAGGCTCTCCCAGCGGACGTTGTACTCGACGTTGGGCGTGGTGACGACGACGGCCGACGGGCGGGCCACCCCCAGCACGGCCTCTTCGAGAGCCGGCAGCCGGGGCAGGTCCAGGTGCTCGATCACCTCCGAGAGGACGGCGGCGTCGTACCCCTTGAGGCGCGCGTCGGTGTAGGTCAGGGCGCCCTGGACGAGGCTGACCCGGGCCGCCTGACGCTCGGACATCCGGTCCAGGCGCAGCTTGCGGGCGGCGGTGGACAGCGCCCGGGAGGACACGTCCACGCCGATCACCTCGGTGATCCGGGCGTCCTTGAGCAGAGCGGCGATCAGCTCGCCCTGCCCGCAGCCGAGGTCGGCCACCCGGGCCGCCCCCACCTCGCGCAGGGCGTCCAGGATCGCCGCGCGGCGCTGCTCGGCCAGGGAAGGGGCCTTCGGCGCCGCAGGGGCGTCCGGCTCCGGGTCGGAGCCGGACGCCACCCCGGCCTCGGCGGGCCGGCTGTCGGCCGGTCCGCCGGCGCCGGGCCCGGTGGCGTCCACCGTCTCCCCCGAGTCGTCGACGGCGTTGTCGAACTCCTCGGCCTCCCGGTCGTCGGCCTCCGCCAGCCGGGCCAGCTCCAGCCGCTGCATGGCCGTGCGGGTCAACGACCAGCGACGGGCCAGGTAGCGGCCGGCGATCAGGGCCCGCTCGGGGTGGTCCGCGAGCCAGCCCTCGCCGGCGGCGAGCAGCTTGTCGACCTCGTCGGGCGCCACCCAGTAGTGCTTGGCGCCGTCGAGGACCGGCAGCAGGACGTAGAGCTGCTGGAGCGCGTCGGCCAGGCGCAGCGTCCCCGACAGCCCGACCCGGAGGTAGCGCGACTCCCCCCACTCGGGGAAGGTCTCGTCGAGCGGGATCGGCTCCGCCTCGACCTGCCAGCCGAGCGGCTCGAAGAGCCGGGCCACCATGGCCGCGCCGCCACCCTCGCCGGGACCGTTCGCGGGCACGGCGGGCAGCACGATCCGCAGCGGCCGGGTCTCGTCCGCGAGCCCGGGCCGGTTCTCGCAGACACCCTTCATGGCGGTGCGGAACACGGTGCGCAGCGCCACCGCGAGCAGGGACGAGGCGGCGTAGGGGCGGTCGTTGACGTACTGGGCGAGGGCGAAGTCGGGCGAGCCGCCCCGGCCCTTGCCCATGCCCCGCCGGACCAGCGCGACGGGATCGATGTCCAGCAGCAGCGCCGCCGTACAGACCTCGTCGGTCGCCTCCGGGTAGAAGACATGGGCCTCGCCGTGGGAGGTCGCGAAGCGCTGCACCTTGCCGGGGTGCTTGTGCAGCAGGAATCCCAGGTCGGTGGCGGGGCGCTCGGCCGTGCCGGTGGTGGAGATCGAGATGAACACCCGCCCGAGTATCGCCGAGGCCGGTCGGTGGGGGCATCGGGTTTTGCGGGGGTGTCCGTCCGGTGAGCGCGTTCGGCGGCCCGGGCCGGAATTGGTTAACGTGCACCGTGTGACTGCTGAATCCACCTCCCTCGCAAACGGCGCCGTCGCCGCCGGTCTGGCGACCATCGCCGCCGACGGCACCGTCCTCGACACCTGGTTCCCCGCTCCGGAGCTCGCCGCCGGGCCCGGCCCGGCCGGCACCGTCCGGCTGACCGCCGAGCAGGCCGAGGCCGAACTCGGCCCGGGCGCCGTCGACGCACTGCGCAGCGACGCGCGCCGCGGCGTCGAGGTGATCGCGGTGCGCACCACGATCGCCTCGCTGGACGAGAAGCCGATCGACGCGCACGACGCCTACCTGCGACTGCACCTGCTGAGCCACCGCCTGGTCAAGCCGCACGGCCAGAGCCTGGAGGGCGTCTTCGGGCTGCTCGCCAACGTCGCGTGGACCAGCATCGGCCCGGTGCCGGTGGACAACGTCGAGCAGGCGCGCCTCGCGGTCCGCGCCCAGGGCGGCCAGCTGGCCGTCTACGGGATCGACAAGTTCCCCCGGATGACCGACTACGTCGCCCCGTCCGGCGTCCGGATCGCGCACGCGGACCGGGTCCGCCTCGGCGCCCACCTCGCGGTCGGCACCACCGTGATGCACGAGGGCTTCGTCAACTTCAACGCCGGTACCCTGGGCACCTCCATGGTCGAGGGCCGGATCAGCGCGGGTGTCGTGGTCGGCGACCACAGCGACATCGGCGGCGGCGCCTCGATCATGGGGACGCTCTCGGGCGGCGGCAAGCAGACCGTCTCGGTCGGCGAGCGCTGCCTGCTGGGCGCGAACGCGGGCATCGGCATCTCGCTGGGCAACGACTGCGTGGTGGAGGCGGGCCTGTACGTCACCGCCGGCACCCGGGTGGCGCTGCCGGACGGCAAGGTCGCCAAGGCGGTGGAGGTGTCCGGACAGGACAACCTGCTGTTCCGCCGCAACTCGCAGACCGGCGCGGTCGAGGTGATCGCCCGGTCCGGCTCCTGGGGCGGTCTGAACGCGGAGCTGCACGCGCACAACTGACCTCCTTCACTGGTTGTC
Protein-coding regions in this window:
- a CDS encoding 3' terminal RNA ribose 2'-O-methyltransferase Hen1, whose protein sequence is MFISISTTGTAERPATDLGFLLHKHPGKVQRFATSHGEAHVFYPEATDEVCTAALLLDIDPVALVRRGMGKGRGGSPDFALAQYVNDRPYAASSLLAVALRTVFRTAMKGVCENRPGLADETRPLRIVLPAVPANGPGEGGGAAMVARLFEPLGWQVEAEPIPLDETFPEWGESRYLRVGLSGTLRLADALQQLYVLLPVLDGAKHYWVAPDEVDKLLAAGEGWLADHPERALIAGRYLARRWSLTRTAMQRLELARLAEADDREAEEFDNAVDDSGETVDATGPGAGGPADSRPAEAGVASGSDPEPDAPAAPKAPSLAEQRRAAILDALREVGAARVADLGCGQGELIAALLKDARITEVIGVDVSSRALSTAARKLRLDRMSERQAARVSLVQGALTYTDARLKGYDAAVLSEVIEHLDLPRLPALEEAVLGVARPSAVVVTTPNVEYNVRWESLPAGHVRHHDHRFEWDRAQFLAWAERAAAAYGYSVVVRPVGPYDPEVGAPTQLALFRLGTAATTEAAYAPAGASASPSATGSSSASATTPEGGDTR
- the dapD gene encoding 2,3,4,5-tetrahydropyridine-2,6-dicarboxylate N-succinyltransferase, which codes for MTAESTSLANGAVAAGLATIAADGTVLDTWFPAPELAAGPGPAGTVRLTAEQAEAELGPGAVDALRSDARRGVEVIAVRTTIASLDEKPIDAHDAYLRLHLLSHRLVKPHGQSLEGVFGLLANVAWTSIGPVPVDNVEQARLAVRAQGGQLAVYGIDKFPRMTDYVAPSGVRIAHADRVRLGAHLAVGTTVMHEGFVNFNAGTLGTSMVEGRISAGVVVGDHSDIGGGASIMGTLSGGGKQTVSVGERCLLGANAGIGISLGNDCVVEAGLYVTAGTRVALPDGKVAKAVEVSGQDNLLFRRNSQTGAVEVIARSGSWGGLNAELHAHN